The Pleuronectes platessa chromosome 10, fPlePla1.1, whole genome shotgun sequence genome contains a region encoding:
- the ptpn3 gene encoding tyrosine-protein phosphatase non-receptor type 3 — translation MPKPDLLCLVQLLNGTIETFRVSKQDEGVVLLDQVCNHLGLQERQLFSLQIRESSTAIASITANTHSPRWLEPEKPLKKQIKGLASPFYLNFRVRFFISDPNSLQHEQTRHMYFLQIRSDIREGRLQCPLSAAVVLASYAVQSEMGDHCPTRPPGYLSKCHFIPEQDEDVLCKVEDLHPQHKGLKQSEAELCFLNTARTLELYGVELHAALDVNNAPLMVGLTSSGVAIFCNMICSNFYSWGNIIKISFKRKRFHIHLKRKHGETQDCEVSLNLPCPKTCKILWRSCVDHHSFFSSNRSTRSPKHNNSTIQSYTKLITQHLGLGNSKNERGPVCQRVVGGMVWNPVLQRSFSSEYLETKSLPSRSPPSTPNWRSPRVRHGVRKRRPSSVELTNELKDMSEGEDVFYTYRASVSSSKDSEGDNSPHHLSATFTRGPDEAVFTGDDSIGEEESSHHYDKGALGDGDLMLICIAPDHEGKFGFNVKGGVDQKMPLAISHVKPDSPAGRCEPKLLEGDLVVLINGRDISEHTHDQVVMFIRASRESHSRELALLIRRKGPGRVLPLLQLPPALTLTGQSQGDKVQSPGPSERVTTLEESMRQLERGIQSGTLCFHFENLYRRKPGLSLTCARLPENMEKNRYKDVLPYDDTRVVLQGQEDYVNASHIKVVPPVSGVCLRYVAAQGPLPQTCTHFWQTVWEQQTHTIIMLTTLTERGRTKCHQYWPHPPEVKDYGHMRVKCHSEECNLAYVTRHFTLTHTQRGEERAVTHLQYVAWPDHGVPDDPSDFLLFISSVRERRKGEEPLMVHCSAGIGRTGVLITMETALTLLDEGRPVFPLDIVKTLRDQRAMMVQTTYQFQFVCEAVLRVYKEKHGGSEAT, via the exons ATGCCAAAACCGGACCTTCTCTGCCTGGTTCAGCTGTTGAACGGCACCATCGAGACCTTCCGAGTCAGC AAGCAGGATGAAGGCGTGGTGCTGTTGGACCAAGTGTGCAACCACCTGGGCCTGCAGGAGAGGCAGCTCTTCAGTCTGCAGATCAGAGAGTCCAGCACAGCCATCGCCTCCATCACAgccaacacacactctccc AGATGGCTGGAGCCGGAGAAACCCTTGAAGAAGCAGATAAAAG GTCTCGCATCTCCTTTTTATCTGAACTTCAGAGTGCGATTCTTTATCTCTGATCCCAACTCCCTGCAGCATGAACAGACAAG ACACATGTACTTCCTCCAGATCAGGAGCGACATTAGAGAAGGACG GTTGCAGTGTCCGCTGAGTGCAGCTGTGGTGCTGGCCTCGTACGCCGTGCAGT CGGAGATGGGCGATCACTGTCCGACCCGGCCCCCTGGTTACCTCTCAAAGTGCCACTTTATCCCCGAACAAGATGAAGACGTTCTGTGTAAAGTGGAGGATCTGCATCCACAGCACAA GGGGCTGAAGCAGAGCGAGGCGGAGTTGTGTTTCCTCAACACGGCAAGGACGCTGGAGTTGTATGGAGTGGAGCTGCACGCCGCCTTG gacgTCAACAATGCCCCTCTGATGGTGGGGTTGACCTCAAGTGGTGTTGCAATATTCTGCAATATGATTTGCTCCAATTTCTACTCCTG GGGGAATATAATCAAGATTTCATTTAAGAGGAAGCGCTTCCATATACATCTGAAACGTAAACAC GGTGAGACGCAGGACTGTGAGGTGTCTCTGAACCTGCCCTGTCCCAAAACCTGTAAAATCCTGTGGAGGTCCTGTGTGGATCAtcactccttcttctcctccaaccGCTCCACCCGCAGCCCCAAGCACAACAACAGCACCATTCAGTCCTACACCAAACTGATAACGCAGCACCTGGGCCTCGGCAACAGCAAAAACGAGAG GGGTCCAGTGTGCCAGCGAGTGGTGGGAGGGATGGTGTGGAACCCAGTTCTGCAGAGATCGTTTTCATCAGAGTATCTCGAGACCAAGAGTCTGCCCTCCAGATCGCCGCCGTCTACCCCAAACTG GCGAAGCCCTCGAGTTCGTCACGGTGTCCGTAAACGGCGTCCGTCCTCGGTGGAGCTgaccaatgagctgaaagacatGTCGGAGGGGGAGGACGTGTTCTACACTTACAGGGCGTCTGTGAGCAGCAGCAAGGACAGCGAGGGAGACAATTCACCACATCA TCTTTCTGCCACTTTCACCCGAGGACCAGATGAGGCTGTGTTCACAGGTGATGACAGCataggagaggaggagagctccCACCACTACGACAAG GGTGCTCTCGGCGATGGAGACCTGATGCTGATATGTATTGCCCCTGATCATGAGGGCAAGTTTGGCTTCAATGTCAAA GGTGGGGTGGATCAGAAGATGCCTCTAGCCATATCCCATGTTAAACCTGACTCTCCG GCAGGTCGATGTGAGCCCAAACTCCTGGAAGGAGACCTGGTCGTCCTCATCAACGGTCGAGACATTTCCGAACACACCCATGATCAGGTGGTGATGTTCATACGAGCCAGCAGAGAGTCGCACTCCAGAGAGCTCGCCCTGCTCATCAGACGTAAGG GTCCTGGCAGAGTGTTGCCCCTGCTGCAGTTACCTCCCGCCCTCACGCTCACCGGCCAATCGCAGGGAGACAAAGTTCAGTCACCTGGCCCCTCGGAGCGGGTCACGACACTGGAGGAATCGATGAGGCAGCTGGAGAGAGGAATACAGTCTGGCACGCTCTGTTTCCATTTTGAG aatTTATACAGGAGGAAGCCTGGTTTGTCGCTGACCTGCGCTCGGCTCCCTGAGAACATGGAAAAGAATCGGTACAAGGATGTTTTACCTT ATGATGACACCAGAGTGGTGCTCCAGGGCCAGGAGGACTATGTGAACGCCAGCCACATCAAG GTGGTGCCACCggtgtctggtgtgtgtttacGTTATGTTGCGGCTCAGGGTCCACTGCCACAGACCTGCACTCACTTTTGGCAAACTGTGTgggagcagcagacacacaccatcatCATGCTCACAACTCTGACAGAGAGGGGACGG ACCAAGTGCCACCAGTACTGGCCGCATCCCCCTGAAGTGAAGGATTACGGGCACATGCGGGTGAAGTGTCACTCAGAGGAGTGTAACCTGGCGTATGTGACGCGGCActtcactctgacacacacacag CGGGGCGAGGAGCGTGCAGTCACACACCTGCAGTATGTCGCGTGGCCGGACCACGGTGTACCCGATGACCCTTCGGACTTCTTACTGTTCATCAGTTcagtcagggagaggaggaaaggcgAGGAGCCATTAATGGTACACTGCAG CGCTGGGATTGGACGGACAGGTGTTCTGATCACTATGGAAACGGCGCTGACTCTGTTGGATGAGGGTCGGCCAGTGTTCCCACTGGACATTGTCAAAACACTGAGAGATCAGCGAGCCATGATGGTTCAGACCACG taTCAGTTCCAGTTTGTGTGCGAGGCCGTTCTGCGAGTCTACAAAGAGAAACATGGCGGATCCGAAGCAACTTAA